In Oryzias melastigma strain HK-1 linkage group LG14, ASM292280v2, whole genome shotgun sequence, the DNA window AACTTAACTCTTCTACTGATTTATCAACAGCAGAAAGTTTTAAGAACTCCATTCATTTGTAGAAATGAAGTAACTGTATTTTTGGCTTGCTTTCTAAGCCAACTATTTGTATTTCTAGTCTggcagtaaaaaagaaaaaaaaaatcatctctattAATTAGAGCACACAGTAACCCACCTGATGTCAATGACCTGATTTTAGGTTAAGATGTACAGCAGTAGTttcagtttattcattttttattattattattattatcaccTCATGATCTAACAACCTCCTGTCTTTTAAATCAGAAGGAGCCAGAAGTCTCATATTGTAAAGAACAAACTgaagaacacagaaaaacaagcaaaggCAGATAAGGAGactctttatgtttttaactgCAGTAAAACCATTCAGTCTGCCTTTGACACATGGGACACATTTGTAGCTCAAGTGacaagtatgtttttttttttgtcataaatcgAGACATCCAAATGGTATTGAGGCATATAACCATTTAGTCAGAGTTGGACGGAAGCCttctaaacatttattattttagctagACACAAGATAATAACCAAGATCTGTAACagttacaaatatttatttgacagTAATAATTGATACTGGCTTTTCAATGAAGTGTTTTTATCATGATATACCTGAGCTAGTTACTTGAATAAAAAGgagacaatgttttttttcccaatttaaaATTGCAGTCACTGTTATTTAAGATTTACATATCAGTAACTTGTTAATATTGTAACATAAATTGTTTTGGAGATATTTTTTGTGACCTAATTGAAAAAGAAGATATGTCCACGCAGAAAAGAGaataggaaaacaaaaaaaaataaaaggaaatacaAATGGAGTGTGCCATTCTTCCAGGCAGAGAATCCTCTGGTGGCTACAGATCTGTGGAGTTGTAGCAGTGGCTGCTGTGTTTGTCCAGATGCTAGAGGTTACTTCAACGGTGAAGACTTCATGGGAATCATTATCCTGGACTCCATGTGCTGAATAAGAGGGACTGAGGAAAGAGAAACGAAAAATACTGTTTAATTTCTACAGCATGAGCCTTGTCAAACTAAAATTCACAAAACGCTGAAATCTGTGTAAATATGCCCAAGACGAGAAGCAATTGTTTATCTTATTAGGTTCCGTTTTAATTGTAATGAATTCCTCACACCAACTCTCGATTcacattttacagtaaattctCAACAGTTTGTTTaagtagatttttattttagtctttcatgaattaaaaaagctaaatatctGACggtaaatgttgaaaaacaaaaaacttgagtttaaaaaagtgaacaaagatGGTTAAAATGTCAACATCAGGAAGCAAAAGTCTGCAAATCACTTTAGTAAAAATATTGGCCAAAATTTGGTCTTAAACATGACACAAATAAATcggaagcattttttttttttttaagattttgtgtatttttttttaataatcaattttttcaatcaaaagttGCCAGCTTGCACTTACCAGTGTAATAAACCACCTCATCCCAACCTTCTTGCTGCCAGGCTGCATTTCTGGTCTCGTCTCTGGACTGAAGGTCTTTGTAAGCTGCAGCAGCACAAATATGAATGTTGGTTAGTAAAGCTCAAAATGTAAGTTATAgatattcaaatttaaaaccCACATTTTAACAGGGATGAAATttagagaaagtaaaaaaataaaagttaataaaaacgTTTCTAACAGTATTTAAACTCTGCTCACCCCACAAGTGATGAACCGTATACAAGCTTCCAATCTGTGAGAAAAAGCCTCCAACAGCTTCTTGATTCTTCTGACGAATCTCAATTGCACGAGccctgaaataaaaataaaaaaaatatatatatattattttaataatttagacAACAACTATACTTTTTTGGGGGAGTTCACAATTCAAATAAGGCACGACAACAattattttgtcaatatttctGAAATTAGCTCTTTgctattaaagttttttttgtatcttaaaaaaaaaaaaaagttaaaaaaaaaacattgaagctagTAATGAAATCTTAAAGCACAACTTAtagttttgaaacattttttgaacataCTGTCTTTAACTCACCAGTAGTTTCCCCACTCAATCATGGTTCctggctaaaataaaaaaaaggagattagAAAAAACTAGAAGTCTGTTACATCAACAATAatgaagaatgtgttttttttaccctgAGCTGGTATGATCTGAGTTCATAGATGTTGGGTCCTGGGCGGGGGACAGGTTCGTTCCAGAAGCTGAACTCCAGTAGCAGCTGATTCCTACGAGACAGCAGCATCTTCCCTCGCTCCTTTCTGTATTCCATGAACTCCTACAggaaatacaaacaaaacaaacagaattcgATCAAGTCTGTGCCCACAGACCTCtgtgaagaaataaaatgtagtaCTAACTACTGAAGTTTTgttataattaaattaaaaaaaaacatttttattacaactcACGTAAAACTAACattcttttgaaagaaaaacatgaaaaataaaaaacaagaactcttattttgaaggactGGAAAGAAATCTAAAATAAGAAAGTGTATTTTCactaataaaacaaagtaaaagcgTATTTTTAAGTTATCGTTGCTATATTAAAGTATAAATAGAAAGAACAGATGTTTTACTTccaggaaataaagaaaaagttgatCTTTTAAAGTCTGAGAAAAATGAGTAAACTCAGACttgtatgaaaataaaaaataaatcaaggaTTCCCTctaataatcaattaaaactatttaaaaagttaatcaaGATTCCTCGATTTTGGTGTTAATAGCACAAAATGACcacttgttgacattttttaacaataatctgGAAAATGGAGAGATTGAAAGATTTATGCTCATGTTCActatctgtatttttttgtgaggaCCACAATAACGGCAACACATAACATTACGAAAAAAATTTGCACacacaagagttttttttttttcttcagaaaaatcttgaaaaatcttACTGAAGTGTCAATGATGAGAAACACCAACtttcagaaatgaaaataatgaaatattggTCTATAAATTTAACGGTGGAGTGTATTAGAGTCTGCGCTAAACTAATCTGAACCCCTGTTACCTTATTCTGTTTGAGTTTGTTCATGACTTCGGTGAGAGCCGGGTATCCTCCCCGATACCTCCAAAGGTGAACTAGAatagaaaggagcagaagagcCAACAATATAGCAGCTCTGGAATTTTGGGGTTTGTTCCTTTGGAGCAGATTTGTCTCCAtattattagatttaaaaaaaatttttttagtaACTAGAATCCTCAAAGTACACAAAGAAAGGACatagtaacacacacacacaaaataaaaaaataacaacaaaatattgtgcaattagtattttagtaacgtaaaaaaaattataattttatacaTATGTTATATAGTAAAATTCACCTcaatacaagacaaaacaaCTCTATAATGCACTACAACACGAAACctaatttatgttttgtatttaaaagttttgtagCATTTAAGGTTGTCTTTACCGATTATGAACGCACTGTaaccaaaacacagagaagagatgtgttaaagaaaaataagcagaaaagtataaagtcccactccaactttaatttttggactttaaaagtgtttcttttaattatgatatgcagtttttgtacaaaatctaaaaatctgtgttattttttttttaggatttactATGTGCATATAGTCAGtagctcatcagaaatttgcctctaagttgtgggcatGACAGTTAGCGgcaagcaaccccgccccctttcccattGCTGACAGCTCTGTTTGCTATAACTCCAAGCTAACAGTAgcggtgtaaaaaaaaaattttgagccagatgccagcttggacaaCGAGGAGAACAGCGACGTAGACAAGGGAGGAGAAGTTGAGCGGAGCAATGAGACTTTGTTCCACTCATGTCAGTTACTGGATCTTAAACCTGaactttttctaactttatgtttttatctgctccacatccatcacaatttgaataaagaaatactcagaaaagcagttttaatctgaaaatattttatacatgtcttctatcatgagaaaaatgctacaaaaacatatcaaaaacactattttcattggagtgggtctttaatggaaagtaaaatcctttaaaacaataaatactaaGTATGCCACCATCAGGGGATCAtagcaaaggaaaaaatgtaataaataaaattatttgatggttccaaaataaagaaaaataaccatttattttattttattttttataataagaAATAAACGTATTCTGGAAAATATATTGTCTGTATATCTTTTTAACCTAACATGTAGTTGCCTCTGTAAATTGCAgcagtcttttttctttttactttaggacgtttgtaagaaaatatattaaattatcTGTCCGagctagtttttcttttaattctccAAATAAAACAACCGAAGGGAATAACTTTCATCTCCTATTAGATGAAGGATTTTAACAACACCAGTATGTTTTACATATTGTTGTGATGCCTTACCTGCTTGATCCTGTTCTCCATACCATGTGTTCCACGTTCCCACCAGCTCAGAAGGATATTCCGGGTTAGCATGAATAGAGGGCAGCACAGCCtcactacacacacacaagaacacAAATGTCAACAATGTAAAAAGATCTGCAATAAAACATTGCATCATCAGCAGCGataatattcattcatttcttacCAAAGTTCATTGTAGGCATCAAGGCACTCTGGTTTTACATTGTGAactgtaaaaggaaaaacacttttaaagtgaaaatccaCAACTAATCATAAATTGAGCTGCAATAGtagaaagtgacaaaaaatCCTACATTGTATTTTGTACAGATTGAGGTCCTCCTTCTTTGAGAGCACATTAGAGTGAGCATCTTTTCTGGGGTCAACCTTTCGAACAAAAAGAGATTTGAATCCTGCGAGGGACCtgcaacagagagaaaaaaaaaagtagttcttTCATTGTCAGCATACTTCAATATCACAATTCATTAATATATGTTGTAGCTTTAAAATGTGTGGTATTCACaagctgaaaaaatgaaagattttaagGTCCCACTAtttcttttaactatgattatgccgtttttaggcaaaaattaaaaaactttctaGGACTAAGTTTGTGCAGCGCAGCAAGAGATCAATAGAAATTTGTCTCCGAGTTGTAGGCAAGACTGTTGGcatctgctgatatcccatcatccctttgtttacactcccccTCACAAGCTTAGCCCCTCGCTATTACAACCTAAGATTACAGGCGCaactaaaaatggcaaaaaatatcaaagctaTCCAGACGtgcagctttgagccagattgCCAGCTTAGATGAGAAAAAATAAGAGGTTAatgtatctatttgtctgcaagtggatgcaccagaatggagcagagcaaagaGATTTTGGCCTACTCTTTTCACCGACTGCATCACAAAAAAGGGGGTtttcaaattgatttatttttttatttatttttttttttatctgctcctgattcaatttgaaacactattttcattagagtgggtctttaaagatctTTTGTGACACCTCCAAAAAACCTCTTTATTGATTTGGTTAAAGTCTGTTAGTGACAGAAGATTCAACTCAAAGTACAACCCAAGATTACAGTGAAAACaccaataaaataatctttccAGGTAAACAAAcccataaatgttagcatccATTCAGCAAAAAGACTAATAAACTCAAGTAAACATTAAAGCTTTCCAAGTCTGCAGTTTTTACAGCAATTtgggtaaaaaatatatttttttctaaagcagcagagcttttaatttttgttcaggCTAGAAATAGCAGGATTAGCTACCATGTACTTTCAATTGCATTCCACTGATGTtcaacatttaacttttttagctaataaatCGTTTCAACAACTTTTGaatgttgctgtttttcattcattaacTTTTTGCATTAAATTCAAGCTATATTGCAATTCAATTTAAcaacttcaaacattttttccctgCCCCACTGTCTAGGAATCCTGCATTCTACAAATCAAAATAAGTTCCGCCGCACTGCAAATCAGTTTTGACCTTGACGTTAAAGCAACTCAGGGCTAATAAACTaggatttctgttttatttaccaACACTTTAAACTTAGTGGTGGGAGAAAAATTACAGTGCAACGTACGCGATGACAGTAACGAACAAAGCAAGCGTCATCGCATTATGACAGGGGAGGGCAAAAATTAGCAGAAAGTTAGCAACTTTACAGCTAGCAGGCTAatgctagcagcgttagcaCATCACTTAGCCACCCAGCATCCTAGAGTTTGACATTTAGACGTTTAACTAACTCAACAGCTTTGAACTAGGACATGAACTCTGTGAATACTAACCGGAGGGTAATTGTCACCGGTCCATTGGAGTGTAGTACGGTATTTGTCTTGTGAAGGCCTTTACCCACTCTCTGAAGGATTCGGGTCGCCATCTTTGACTGACGCGCTCGTGGACTGGGTGAATGTTTGACACGGCGGAGCAGCACAGCCCGGCCTCTTCCCGGGGCAGCTGACACCCAAACGTAACCAAAGCCAGCTAAACGTGGTCCACTTCTCAAACAAAGGGACTAGAATTAGCTAAAGCACAGAGACGTGTGTTTTTATCTGACACTGTGGACTTTAAATCCTATTTAATTAATGTCTTAAATCCAACCAAAACTTGTATAATGAATTAGAAAAACTCTGCaaatattttcatcatttataaTTTTCTGGCTATTATAAAAGTATAGCTTtatagcttttgtttttatacaatTAAAATAGATAATTTGGGGGAAAACATGGACATTGCGGATctgtttcctcctttttttcatattatcaGAGAATTTTGCTTAGAAACTACATCTACCAACTGATCTTAGCGTTTCAAAATAACATACCAGACCAGGTTCttgttcataaatgtatttatttttttataaacacttcaaacaaaaatattacaagGAAACAAAGAGGCAGATTTTAGTCATGAGGGAGTTTGTGCCGATGTGGAATCACTGGAAGcagcagaaatgtttaaatcctGCAGTTTTTCTGACAACGttgtctccttttttatttgaaggtcGATCGGAGATTCCAAAAACTCTGTTCCCGCAACGCTTTTTCCAGTCAAAGGGTCGATAACCCGGCCGACTTTATACACTATTTCAGCCAGTTCATGCTTCACATGTTTGGATCTGGGCTCCAGAAGAGCCTTGAGAAGAACAATATCTCCAACAGTGCACTGCTGCAAAGCATCATGGGCAAAGTAAGTCTTCCGCTTGTTGTAGTACTGGGGAGACAAAAGATATAATATTAGTTTCATATAAATACATTATAACCAAAAGAATGCAAGCTTTTTTGCCCCaaagaagggggaaaaaagtttttataggTTTATGCAGTCCAAATAAGAACTTTTATCAGAATCTGATAAAGTTagccaaagacaaaaaaacattctgagtTAGAAACTTTGTAATAAAGCTTTTAACATTTGGgatctattattttttaagttagtgGTAGAAATGTGCACATTAAAGTGGCATTACAGGCTAAAATAGAATTTGAATTAGTAAACCTTTAGGGATTTAGCTCCATTCAGCCCAATAACATGCTCCATTAAATGCAATTAGAAAAAGACATACGTTTAAAGATTACAAAGCTAAGATTGTATTTGTAATgtgctgttttctttgtttacttgtgtggaaaaaaaaacatgtttaataaatTTGGTACATATATTATCCTAGTGAGTATTAGCAGTTATGAACAATGTAAAGGATTTACCTTCAGCAGGTAGGGATCGAGAACCAGCCTTGTAACCCTCACTTTAGCAGTTTTGCACATCTTGGTTCCAATTACTTTGCCGATGATCCACTTGGCATGAACTGAAGCCTGTTTGACTGACATTCTGCAGGACGTTAATGGATTCTgtcgataaaaaaaaaatagcattataaaaaagaaagataggTGCATAGCTCGATATATGCGTatacaaaacaggaatttacatttttattaagacTGTATAATCACCAATATGTTAATGTATGACAAATAgcaagaaaataacaaaaacgaAGACTAGCTTTTGAAGCTAACATTAACCGAAACGTCTCATTTACActtatttgaaacacaaaaattaacaaAGTCTCCAAATTCTAATAGAGGCTGAACGCatacatgatttaaaaatgaatcaacttaCATGACTTAATCGAAGGCGATAGATTTAAAAGGTCAAGAATGCTCAGTTGAAGGAATCTGACATGCTCCGTTCGGCTTCTACTGATGACGTCAGTACGGCAAGCGGCGATGGTCAAATGTCGAGCGTGCAAACCTTAGAAACGTAATAGttctttccattttttcctGCGTGTTCAGTATTATCATTTGATATTTAgtagtttattgattttatagTAAGTAAAGTTGAATTTCCATCAAAAAATTATTCAGAATAAGTTTGGAATTTCGCGTCACAGTCGTCCACCTTGTGGACAGTTCGTCCACAAGGTGGCAGCAAAGAGAAACATTACATTTCAAACGCTAGCATTTGATAActttgatttgaaaaataatgctGTTGTAGCCTATAATATTATGATCTAAATggcaattttaataaataatatggaaatttatttacaataaaaatgggACAGTTTTGAAGCTGATCTGTGTATTAAAATAGCTTACATTGTCACTCAATAAATGCCGTCTACTAGTCATTGATTTAGGGATTCAGGTTTAGTCCCTCTTATAATTGCACATAACCATTAAGGTAACTTTCTATTTGCTTTGAGAAAAAGTGAGGAACTGATGGCATTAAATAGGcttacatttagtttttctatAAAACCACACTGACTATAACCTACTTAGggcttttaaaagttaaaataatcatACAATGTGCATGATTCCGAAGATACTCTAGTTGAAtaacagatatttaaaaaaatggtagcaaaatgtttatgtttcttcgtctcttttatgttttttaccttttgaagTATTTGTCTTTATGCTTTTAACCTCTGAATCACCTTGTGACCTTTGTCtatgaaaggtgctatataaataaaacttacttgTTTACTCACTAGTAACTTACTCGTGGTCATCCAGTCTTAATTCAGGaggaaaaatacactttattgttGGTGAACTGTgaccacaaaataaaagataacacAAAGCAGTTATTTCACCTCATGGGTCATTGTTATAAAGGTGTGCATTTCTATCCATCCCTTTTCTTCTGCttatccgggaccgggtcgcaggggcagcagtctaagcaatgatatccagacttccctctccctgaccacttcctccagttcctccaGGAAGTCCCCGAGAAGTCTTCCCAGGGGcttccacccagtgggacatgcccggaggAAACCAGACCAGATAAGCGAGCCACCTCAACAGTGGAGGAGAACTGGCtttactccgagctctctccaggtgaccgagcttctcaccctgaTTCTAATGGAGCGCCCTGACACTGAAGTACTTTTTATAGATTCTTCTTTTACAAAGTTATAATATCTATGTTTGTAACTTAAGAGGTTACAGAGACGAACAGGTGCCATCTCTAAAACCAATTCATGAAAGCAGTCAGTAATGTGGTCTTTAGTGATGTGCTTTCATAGATCCTCAGTGAGCTGAAATGACAGTCCAAAATGGTAGAAAACGAACAAAGATGCAATCATATCACTTTCTTTAGTCTCCTTCTTTGAGCAGGAATGACTGCACCTCAGAAGATCAGTCTGGTCTTAATCAGAGCCATGTTGTAGTAAAGCCCAGGTCTGGGTCTCTGTTTCCCATTTAAGGCATTGCTGCTTGAGTTTTACGTCTGCCAGAATTACAGCATTCGCCAACTTTAGTCTCATTCATTCAAGAACACTGAGACAATTCACATTAAACCATCTGTTTTCATATTGTTCACCAAAGTTGCCTGACAAATAACGTACGACTGA includes these proteins:
- the LOC112142927 gene encoding protein NipSnap homolog 2 — protein: MATRILQRVGKGLHKTNTVLHSNGPVTITLRSLAGFKSLFVRKVDPRKDAHSNVLSKKEDLNLYKIQFHNVKPECLDAYNELCEAVLPSIHANPEYPSELVGTWNTWYGEQDQAVHLWRYRGGYPALTEVMNKLKQNKEFMEYRKERGKMLLSRRNQLLLEFSFWNEPVPRPGPNIYELRSYQLRPGTMIEWGNYWARAIEIRQKNQEAVGGFFSQIGSLYTVHHLWAYKDLQSRDETRNAAWQQEGWDEVVYYTVPLIQHMESRIMIPMKSSPLK
- the mrps17 gene encoding 28S ribosomal protein S17, mitochondrial, with protein sequence MSVKQASVHAKWIIGKVIGTKMCKTAKVRVTRLVLDPYLLKYYNKRKTYFAHDALQQCTVGDIVLLKALLEPRSKHVKHELAEIVYKVGRVIDPLTGKSVAGTEFLESPIDLQIKKETTLSEKLQDLNISAASSDSTSAQTPS